A single window of Columba livia isolate bColLiv1 breed racing homer chromosome 16, bColLiv1.pat.W.v2, whole genome shotgun sequence DNA harbors:
- the EPB41L1 gene encoding band 4.1-like protein 1 isoform X2, with the protein MTTETGPGSEVKNAQEEAPQQQLEAAAHGPTAAAASPAGRDAEANQKAGAQSDARNTEPGTEMEEKDYSETDGLSDKTTPSKTQKSPQKTTKKVKSALCRVTLLDASEYECEVEKHARGQVLFDLVCEHLNLLEKDYFGLTFCDSDSQKNWLDPSKEIKKQIRSGPWNFAFTVKFYPPDPAQLTEDITRYYLCLQLRADIITGRLPCSFVTHALLGSYAVQAELGDYDAEEHVGNYVSELRFAPNQTRELEERIMELHKTYRGMTPGEAEIHFLENAKKLSMYGVDLHHAKDSEGIDIMLGVCANGLLIYRDRLRINRFAWPKILKISYKRSNFYIKIRPGEYEQFESTIGFKLPNHRSAKRLWKVCIEHHTFFRLVSPEPPPKGFLVMGSKFRYSGRTQAQTRQASALIDRPAPFFERSSSKRYTMSRSLDGEFSRPASVSENHDAEGEKQDEDGEFGSRRRSEIEDEEVTTPTKIKELKPEHETTPRHKQEFLDKPEDVLLKHQASINELKRTLKEPNSKLVHRDRDRRLPSSPASSSPKHEDETPKGTPEKASETMEEDTLDDFASEHGASLSMESFTQKSLVSSPEGSEHWVFIERESPRLEVVALKKVLGVKKEEARAGTSEVEMSASISKVEVAVGKAKEVAGQQEPADAALDTRTRAKMIASPEDFESVWEDEIYEKETRGEPSQEAECLPAESSEKEPQEQSEEATASEPGLPKPCQQPEERQRAKILRPEPPQGESKAVSKEHASAAPRMQEARVPATDLVKIKVKASDDSSETSATQRIIYLGDPEGEEKDSKAHLLLETGGQLGLEERPAATTNTSEERSGHVAPVAEGFQAPSSASQQQKTVYGKSAEALEQPGAGCDGTSVVGRPILRPEGWLPLQQEKTSAGLTDCEEAKVGSREVGPNEMELQSPVGGLKLRGLAGDGHGAEEHRGKPVQSPDISMTMEGLSGGTGADSNKKESARVVLQMEEIQAKSPPSAVSQQGHPHTTAGSIGDKPSTLAHTPCPQQSSTVPAELAPGTEPEGRDPSRGPSPVQHVGSPKDVNPSAEVARKEASPVGGKRAAKDVIPVADVAITQGTNPESDEQPQDMGFAMWKPHQYASPVAEGPPQNTDSVGGPIQVRDLATGGVAQGVDSVTVRAAQSKVPATEELLQREKPIIKELSQDIRPTSGKLTRDEDCGMEELSHVKSPCMEELSPKPEEPEKQTEAIIRDVPQESLRAGGLLHTADPKAQEPPWDLEISVGQDLQGMSPTIGETTRDSDLALEQPLQDKSPPKEADNVLQSHSPVAGLCQGSKTYQLSASIYEGGEELQVSSGTHQIESGLLTGVAGRTGAVSQEHGDVTVAPGSWQESKSYRKTSVASKIKMFEQSETRRRAAQEGQECVPEAETSAKSKGKTGLAQDMLLNTGLASSPAVPVTPVGPASCVGSLALGQGAGSGNTSQPRSLKGDVSVDLEHEGEDSADLASPDSGCELTLAEAVSKSQEPSGEEKDLSDASVKSSLKEENLKTAVPVVFQRAGLREGTEEKAKPPRHRAPESDTGDEEQDQEKDSVFLKDNHLAIERKCSSITVSSTSSLEAEVDFTVIGDFHGTAFEDISRSLPELDKDKSEMEDEALVPFQHTDKVVPGLEEDVKGREKISQPSPDVSQLESPAPKTDAVTVGLGPGMKKPEADGSAPHRVEGGTPGSRDTAATAHAGTAETALLASDHSTKAGKGAVPVTDLRSLSPITSSSAGKDVLTSIFSATAETLSTSTTTHVTKTVKGGFSETRIEKRIIITGDEDVDQDQALALAIKEAKLQHPDMLVTKAVVYRETEPSPEERDKKPQES; encoded by the exons ATGACGACGGAGACAGGCCCTGGTTCGGAGGTGAAGAACGCGCAGGAGGAGGCtccgcagcagcagctggaggcggCCGCACACGGTCCCACCGCCGCAGCTGCCAGCCCCGCCGGCCGGGACGCTGAGGCCAACCAGAAGGCTGGGGCACAGTCCGATGCCCGAAATACGGAGCCG GGCACAGAGATGGAGGAGAAGGACTACAGTGAGACGGACGGGCTCTCTGACAAAACAACCCCCAGCAAGACCCAGAAGTCACCCCAGAAAACCACCAAGAAAGTGAAGAGTGCTCTCTGCAGAGTGACCCTGCTTGATGCTTCTGAGTACGAATGTGAGGTGGAG AAGCATGCTCGAGGCCAGGTCCTCTTTGACCTGGTGTGTGAGCACCTCAACCTCCTGGAGAAGGACTACTTTGGCCTCACCTTCTGCGACTCAGACAGCCAGAAG AACTGGCTGGACCCCTCCAAGGAGATCAAGAAGCAGATCCGCA GCGGGCCCTGGAACTTTGCCTTCACTGTGAAGTTTTACCCTCCAGACCCTGCCCAGCTCACGGAGGACATCACAAG ATACTACCTGTGCCTGCAGCTCCGTGCAGACATCATCACGGGGCGCCTGCCATGCTCCTTTGTCACACATGCCCTGCTGGGCTCCTACGCTGTGCAGGCTGAGCTGGGTGACTATGATGCTGAGGAGCATGTGGGCAACTACGTCAGCGAGCTCCGCTTCGCCCCCAACCAGACGCGCGAACTGGAGGAGCGCATCATGGAGTTGCACAAGACCTACCG GGGAATGACCCCCGGAGAAGCGGAGATCCACTTCCTGGAGAATGCCAAGAAGCTCTCTATGTATGGGGTAGACCTGCACCATGCCAAG GACTCAGAGGGTATCGACATCATGCTGGGTGTCTGCGCCAATGGCCTCCTCATCTACAGGGACCGGCTGAGGATCAACCGCTTTGCCTGGCCCAAGATCCTCAAAATTTCCTATAAGAGGAGCAACTTCTACATCAAGATTCGCCCGGGTGAG TACGAACAGTTTGAGAGCACCATTGGCTTCAAGCTGCCCAACCACCGCTCTGCCAAGCGTCTCTGGAAGGTCTGCATAGAGCATCACACCTTCTTCAG gctggtgtccccagagccaccgCCCAAGGGCTTCCTGGTGATGGGCTCCAAGTTTCGCTACAGCGGGCGGACGCAGGCGCAGACACGGCAGGCCAGCGCCCTCATCGACCGCCCGGCTCCCTTCTTTGAGCGCTCCTCCAGCAAACGGTACACCATGTCTCGCAGCCTTGACGGAG AGTTCTCGCGCCCAGCCTCCGTCAGCGAGAACCACGACGCTGAGGGTGAGAAGCAGGATGAGGATGGTGAGTTTGGCAGCAGGAGACGGTCCGAGATAGAGGATGAGGAGGTGACCACCCCGACGAAAATCAAGGAGCTGAAG CCGGAGCACGAAACAACCCCCAGGCACAAGCAGGAG TTTTTAGACAAGCCAGAAGATGTTTTACTGAAGCATCAGGCCAGCATCAATGAGCTGAAACGGACCCTGAAGGAGCCCAACAGCAAGCTGGTTCACAGGGACCGGGACAGGAGGCTGCCTTCTTCACCAGCCTCTTCCTCACCCAAGCATGAGGATGAAACACCAAAGGGAACCCCAGAAAAGGCCAGCGAG ACGATGGAAGAGGACACCCTAGACGATTTTGCATCTGAGCATGGAGCTTCCCTAAGCATGGAGTCTTTCACGCAGAAAagccttgtctcttctcctgag GGCTCGGAGCACTGGGTATTTATAGAGAGAGAAAGTCCTAGGCTGGAAGTGGTAGCTCTAAAGAAAGTTCTGGGagtcaagaaagaagaagcacgTGCAGGTACCTCAGAGGTGGAAATGAGTGCGAGCATATCGAAAGTGGAGGTGGCAGTAGGTAAAGCCAAGGAAGTGGCAGGCCAGCAAGAGCCAGCAGATGCAGCCCTGGATACCCGGACGAGAGCAAAAATGATCGCTAGTCCAGAGGATTTTGAGTCTGTCTGGGAGGATGAGATCTATGAGAAGGAAACCAGGGGGGAGCCCAGCCAGGAGGCAGAGTGCCTGCCAGCTGAGAGCTCAGAGAAAGAGCCCCAAGAGCAGAGTGAGGAAGCAACTGCCAGTGAGCCAGGTCTGCCCAAGCCATGTCAGCAGCCTGAAGAGAGGCAAAGGGCCAAGATTTTGAGGCCAGAGCCTCCccagggagaaagcaaagcggTCTCCAAGGAGCATGCTTCTGCAGCCCCCAGGATGCAGGAGGCCAGAGTGCCAGCCACAGACCTTGTTAAAATTAAAGTGAAGGCTAGTGACGACAGCTCAGAGACTTCTGCAACCCAGAGGATCATCTACTTAGGAGAtccagagggagaggagaaggacaGTAAAGCACACCTGCTCTTGGAGACTGGTGGGCAGCTTGGCTTGGAGGAGAGACCAGCAGCCACCACAAACACATCCGAGGAGAGATCTGGGCATGTGGCACCTGTGGCAGAAGGGTTCCAAGCCCCTTCCTCAGCAAGCCAGCAACAGAAGACAGTGTATGGAAAATCTGctgaagcactggagcagcctGGAGCAGGCTGTGATGGGACCAGCGTGGTGGGACGTCCCATCTTGAGGCCGGAGGGTTGGCTGCCCCTACAGCAAGAGAAGACATCTGCTGGGTTGACAGACTGTGAAGAAGCCAAGGTAGGTTCCAGAGAGGTGGGACCAAATGAGATGGAGCTGCAAAGCCCAGTGGGAGGCTTGAAGTTgcgtggcctggcaggagatgGCCATGGGGCTGAGGAGCACAGAGGGAAGCCAGTACAGAGCCCAGACATCTCTATGACAATGGAGGGGCTCTCGGGGGGGACTGGAGCAGACAGCAACAAGAAGGAAAGTGCCAGAGTGGTTCTTCAGATGGAAGAGATACAGGCCAAGTCACCTCCATCAGCTGTGTCTCAGCAAGGCCACCCTCACACCACCGCGGGGTCGATAGGGGATAAACCCAGCACTCTTGCTCATACGCCCTGTCCACAGCAATCCAGcactgtccctgcagagctggctcCAGGCACTGAGCCTGAGGGCAGAGACCCATCCAGGGGCCCCAGCCCTGTACAACATGTGGGCTCACCCAAGGACGTAAACCCCTCAGCGGAGGTGGCACGCAAGGAGGCAAGCCCTGTAGGAGGCAAAAGAGCAGCCAAAGATGTGATCCCTGTAGCAGATGTGGCAATAACCCAGGGCACCAATCCTGAATCTGACGAACAACCCCAAGACATGGGCTTTGCTATGTGGAAACCACATCAATATGCAAGTCCTGTTGCAGAAGgaccaccccaaaacacagatTCTGTGGGAGGGCCAATCCAGGTCAGAGACCTGGCCACAGGAGGGGTGGCCCAGGGCGTGGACTCTGTCACGGTGAGAGCAGCCCAGAGCAAAGTCCCTGCCACGGAAGAGCTGCTCCAGAGGGAGAAGCCCATCATAAAAGAGCTCTCCCAGGACATAAGGCCCACATCAGGGAAGCTGACCAGAGATGAAGACTGTGGGATGGAAGAATTGTCCCATGTCAAAAGCCCATGCATGGAAGAGCTATCTCCCAAGCCAGAAGAACCAGAAAAACAGACTGAGGCCATAATAAGAGATGTGCCCCAAGAGAGTCTCAGGGCTGGAGGGCTGCTCCACACTGCAGATCCCAAAGCGCAAGAGCCACCCTGGGACCTGGAGATTAGTGTGGGACAAGATCTGCAGGGCATGAGCCCTACAATAGGAGAAACCACCAGGGATAGTGATCTTGCTTTGGAGCAGCCACTGCAGGATAAGTCTCCTCCCAAAGAAGCTGACAATGTCCTGCAATCCCACTCCCCTGTAGCGGGATTGTGTCAAGGAAGCAAGACGTACCAGCTCTCTGCCTCGATCTATGAGGGTGGGGAAGAGCTGCAAGTGAGCAGTGGGACACATCAAATAGAGTCTGGGTTGTTGACAGGTGTTGCTGGGAGGACAGGAGCTGTGTCCCAGGAGCATGGAGATGTCACTGTGGCCCCAGGTAGCTGGCAGGAAAGCAAGAGCTACAGGAAAACCTCAGTGGCCTCTAAAATTAAGATGTTCGAGCAAAGCGAAACGAGGCGAAGGGCAGCCCAGGAAGGACAAGAATGCGTGCCTGAAGCTGAGACATCAGCAAAATCAAAAGGGAAGACAGGTCTGGCACAGGACATGCTTTTGAACACAGGCCTTGCCTCATCACCAGCGGTGCCGGTCACTCCAGTGGGACCTGCGTCCTGTGTGGGCTCCTTGGCCCTCGGGCAGGGGGCTGGTTCAGGAAACACCTCCCAGCCTCGCTCTCTGAAGGGTGATGTTTCTGTTGACCTGGAGCACGAAGGAGAAGACAGTGCTGACCTGGCCTCCCCTGACTCTGGCTGCGAACTCACACTGGCAGAAGCCGTG AGCAAATCTCAGGAACCaagtggggaagaaaaggatttatcTGACGCATCAGTAAAATCCAGCCTGAAAGAAGAGAATTTAAAGACTGCTGTTCCAGTGGTCTTCCAG AGAGCGGGCTTGAGGGAGGGCACCGAGGAGAAAGCTAAGCCACCTCGGCACAGGGCTCCCGAGAGCGACACCGGCGATGAGGAGCAGGACCAAGAGAAGGACTCAGTCTTTCTGAAGGACAACCACCTGGCCATCGAGCGCAAGTGCTCCAGCATCACGGTCAGTTCGACCTCCAGCCTGGAAGCAGAGGTGGATTTCACAGTGATCGGTGACTTCCATGGCACAGCCTTTGAGGACATCTCCCGGAGCCTGCCCGAGCTGGACAAGGACAAGAGTGAAATGGAAGACGAGGCCCTGGTTCCCTTCCAGCACACTGACAAAGTGGTTCCTGGACTGGAAGAGGATGTCAAAGGCAGGGAGAAGATctctcagcccagcccagaTGTCTCCCAGCTAGAG TCACCAGCCCCGAAAACGGATGCTGTCACCGTTGGCCTGGGGCCAGGCATGAAGAAGCCTGAAGCAGACGGCTCTGCTCCCCACCGG GTGGAAGGAGGCACcccaggcagcagggacaccgCAGCCACTGCTCACGCTGGCACCGCAGAGACAGCACTGCTGGCCTCA GATCACAGCACCAAGGCCGGGAAAGGGGCTGTTCCCGTGACGGACCTTCGCTCCCTCTCACCG atcaccagcagctctgctgggaaggATGTGCTCACCAGCATATTCAGTGCCACCGCAGAAACCCTCTCCACTTCCACCACTACCCATGTTACCAAG ACTGTGAAAGGAGGTTTTTCTGAGACCCGAATAGAGAAGCGCATCATTATCACAGGAGATGAAGATGTGGACCAGGACCAG GCACTGGCTTTAGCAATCAAAGAGGCAAAACTACAGCATCCTGACATGCTGGTAACCAAAGCTGTGGTATACAGAGAAACAGAACCTTCTCCAGAGGAAAGGGACAAGAAACCTCAG GAATCTTGA
- the EPB41L1 gene encoding band 4.1-like protein 1 isoform X15 has translation MTTETGPGSEVKNAQEEAPQQQLEAAAHGPTAAAASPAGRDAEANQKAGAQSDARNTEPGTEMEEKDYSETDGLSDKTTPSKTQKSPQKTTKKVKSALCRVTLLDASEYECEVEKHARGQVLFDLVCEHLNLLEKDYFGLTFCDSDSQKNWLDPSKEIKKQIRSGPWNFAFTVKFYPPDPAQLTEDITRYYLCLQLRADIITGRLPCSFVTHALLGSYAVQAELGDYDAEEHVGNYVSELRFAPNQTRELEERIMELHKTYRGMTPGEAEIHFLENAKKLSMYGVDLHHAKDSEGIDIMLGVCANGLLIYRDRLRINRFAWPKILKISYKRSNFYIKIRPGEYEQFESTIGFKLPNHRSAKRLWKVCIEHHTFFRLVSPEPPPKGFLVMGSKFRYSGRTQAQTRQASALIDRPAPFFERSSSKRYTMSRSLDGEFSRPASVSENHDAEGEKQDEDGEFGSRRRSEIEDEEVTTPTKIKELKPEHETTPRHKQEFLDKPEDVLLKHQASINELKRTLKEPNSKLVHRDRDRRLPSSPASSSPKHEDETPKGTPEKASESPAPKTDAVTVGLGPGMKKPEADGSAPHRVEGGTPGSRDTAATAHAGTAETALLASDHSTKAGKGAVPVTDLRSLSPITSSSAGKDVLTSIFSATAETLSTSTTTHVTKTVKGGFSETRIEKRIIITGDEDVDQDQALALAIKEAKLQHPDMLVTKAVVYRETEPSPEERDKKPQES, from the exons ATGACGACGGAGACAGGCCCTGGTTCGGAGGTGAAGAACGCGCAGGAGGAGGCtccgcagcagcagctggaggcggCCGCACACGGTCCCACCGCCGCAGCTGCCAGCCCCGCCGGCCGGGACGCTGAGGCCAACCAGAAGGCTGGGGCACAGTCCGATGCCCGAAATACGGAGCCG GGCACAGAGATGGAGGAGAAGGACTACAGTGAGACGGACGGGCTCTCTGACAAAACAACCCCCAGCAAGACCCAGAAGTCACCCCAGAAAACCACCAAGAAAGTGAAGAGTGCTCTCTGCAGAGTGACCCTGCTTGATGCTTCTGAGTACGAATGTGAGGTGGAG AAGCATGCTCGAGGCCAGGTCCTCTTTGACCTGGTGTGTGAGCACCTCAACCTCCTGGAGAAGGACTACTTTGGCCTCACCTTCTGCGACTCAGACAGCCAGAAG AACTGGCTGGACCCCTCCAAGGAGATCAAGAAGCAGATCCGCA GCGGGCCCTGGAACTTTGCCTTCACTGTGAAGTTTTACCCTCCAGACCCTGCCCAGCTCACGGAGGACATCACAAG ATACTACCTGTGCCTGCAGCTCCGTGCAGACATCATCACGGGGCGCCTGCCATGCTCCTTTGTCACACATGCCCTGCTGGGCTCCTACGCTGTGCAGGCTGAGCTGGGTGACTATGATGCTGAGGAGCATGTGGGCAACTACGTCAGCGAGCTCCGCTTCGCCCCCAACCAGACGCGCGAACTGGAGGAGCGCATCATGGAGTTGCACAAGACCTACCG GGGAATGACCCCCGGAGAAGCGGAGATCCACTTCCTGGAGAATGCCAAGAAGCTCTCTATGTATGGGGTAGACCTGCACCATGCCAAG GACTCAGAGGGTATCGACATCATGCTGGGTGTCTGCGCCAATGGCCTCCTCATCTACAGGGACCGGCTGAGGATCAACCGCTTTGCCTGGCCCAAGATCCTCAAAATTTCCTATAAGAGGAGCAACTTCTACATCAAGATTCGCCCGGGTGAG TACGAACAGTTTGAGAGCACCATTGGCTTCAAGCTGCCCAACCACCGCTCTGCCAAGCGTCTCTGGAAGGTCTGCATAGAGCATCACACCTTCTTCAG gctggtgtccccagagccaccgCCCAAGGGCTTCCTGGTGATGGGCTCCAAGTTTCGCTACAGCGGGCGGACGCAGGCGCAGACACGGCAGGCCAGCGCCCTCATCGACCGCCCGGCTCCCTTCTTTGAGCGCTCCTCCAGCAAACGGTACACCATGTCTCGCAGCCTTGACGGAG AGTTCTCGCGCCCAGCCTCCGTCAGCGAGAACCACGACGCTGAGGGTGAGAAGCAGGATGAGGATGGTGAGTTTGGCAGCAGGAGACGGTCCGAGATAGAGGATGAGGAGGTGACCACCCCGACGAAAATCAAGGAGCTGAAG CCGGAGCACGAAACAACCCCCAGGCACAAGCAGGAG TTTTTAGACAAGCCAGAAGATGTTTTACTGAAGCATCAGGCCAGCATCAATGAGCTGAAACGGACCCTGAAGGAGCCCAACAGCAAGCTGGTTCACAGGGACCGGGACAGGAGGCTGCCTTCTTCACCAGCCTCTTCCTCACCCAAGCATGAGGATGAAACACCAAAGGGAACCCCAGAAAAGGCCAGCGAG TCACCAGCCCCGAAAACGGATGCTGTCACCGTTGGCCTGGGGCCAGGCATGAAGAAGCCTGAAGCAGACGGCTCTGCTCCCCACCGG GTGGAAGGAGGCACcccaggcagcagggacaccgCAGCCACTGCTCACGCTGGCACCGCAGAGACAGCACTGCTGGCCTCA GATCACAGCACCAAGGCCGGGAAAGGGGCTGTTCCCGTGACGGACCTTCGCTCCCTCTCACCG atcaccagcagctctgctgggaaggATGTGCTCACCAGCATATTCAGTGCCACCGCAGAAACCCTCTCCACTTCCACCACTACCCATGTTACCAAG ACTGTGAAAGGAGGTTTTTCTGAGACCCGAATAGAGAAGCGCATCATTATCACAGGAGATGAAGATGTGGACCAGGACCAG GCACTGGCTTTAGCAATCAAAGAGGCAAAACTACAGCATCCTGACATGCTGGTAACCAAAGCTGTGGTATACAGAGAAACAGAACCTTCTCCAGAGGAAAGGGACAAGAAACCTCAG GAATCTTGA
- the EPB41L1 gene encoding band 4.1-like protein 1 isoform X11, giving the protein MTTETGPGSEVKNAQEEAPQQQLEAAAHGPTAAAASPAGRDAEANQKAGAQSDARNTEPGTEMEEKDYSETDGLSDKTTPSKTQKSPQKTTKKVKSALCRVTLLDASEYECEVEKHARGQVLFDLVCEHLNLLEKDYFGLTFCDSDSQKNWLDPSKEIKKQIRSGPWNFAFTVKFYPPDPAQLTEDITRYYLCLQLRADIITGRLPCSFVTHALLGSYAVQAELGDYDAEEHVGNYVSELRFAPNQTRELEERIMELHKTYRGMTPGEAEIHFLENAKKLSMYGVDLHHAKDSEGIDIMLGVCANGLLIYRDRLRINRFAWPKILKISYKRSNFYIKIRPGEYEQFESTIGFKLPNHRSAKRLWKVCIEHHTFFRLVSPEPPPKGFLVMGSKFRYSGRTQAQTRQASALIDRPAPFFERSSSKRYTMSRSLDGEFSRPASVSENHDAEGEKQDEDGEFGSRRRSEIEDEEVTTPTKIKELKFLDKPEDVLLKHQASINELKRTLKEPNSKLVHRDRDRRLPSSPASSSPKHEDETPKGTPEKASERAGLREGTEEKAKPPRHRAPESDTGDEEQDQEKDSVFLKDNHLAIERKCSSITVSSTSSLEAEVDFTVIGDFHGTAFEDISRSLPELDKDKSEMEDEALVPFQHTDKVVPGLEEDVKGREKISQPSPDVSQLESPAPKTDAVTVGLGPGMKKPEADGSAPHRVSTTDAAQVEGGTPGSRDTAATAHAGTAETALLASDHSTKAGKGAVPVTDLRSLSPITSSSAGKDVLTSIFSATAETLSTSTTTHVTKTVKGGFSETRIEKRIIITGDEDVDQDQALALAIKEAKLQHPDMLVTKAVVYRETEPSPEERDKKPQES; this is encoded by the exons ATGACGACGGAGACAGGCCCTGGTTCGGAGGTGAAGAACGCGCAGGAGGAGGCtccgcagcagcagctggaggcggCCGCACACGGTCCCACCGCCGCAGCTGCCAGCCCCGCCGGCCGGGACGCTGAGGCCAACCAGAAGGCTGGGGCACAGTCCGATGCCCGAAATACGGAGCCG GGCACAGAGATGGAGGAGAAGGACTACAGTGAGACGGACGGGCTCTCTGACAAAACAACCCCCAGCAAGACCCAGAAGTCACCCCAGAAAACCACCAAGAAAGTGAAGAGTGCTCTCTGCAGAGTGACCCTGCTTGATGCTTCTGAGTACGAATGTGAGGTGGAG AAGCATGCTCGAGGCCAGGTCCTCTTTGACCTGGTGTGTGAGCACCTCAACCTCCTGGAGAAGGACTACTTTGGCCTCACCTTCTGCGACTCAGACAGCCAGAAG AACTGGCTGGACCCCTCCAAGGAGATCAAGAAGCAGATCCGCA GCGGGCCCTGGAACTTTGCCTTCACTGTGAAGTTTTACCCTCCAGACCCTGCCCAGCTCACGGAGGACATCACAAG ATACTACCTGTGCCTGCAGCTCCGTGCAGACATCATCACGGGGCGCCTGCCATGCTCCTTTGTCACACATGCCCTGCTGGGCTCCTACGCTGTGCAGGCTGAGCTGGGTGACTATGATGCTGAGGAGCATGTGGGCAACTACGTCAGCGAGCTCCGCTTCGCCCCCAACCAGACGCGCGAACTGGAGGAGCGCATCATGGAGTTGCACAAGACCTACCG GGGAATGACCCCCGGAGAAGCGGAGATCCACTTCCTGGAGAATGCCAAGAAGCTCTCTATGTATGGGGTAGACCTGCACCATGCCAAG GACTCAGAGGGTATCGACATCATGCTGGGTGTCTGCGCCAATGGCCTCCTCATCTACAGGGACCGGCTGAGGATCAACCGCTTTGCCTGGCCCAAGATCCTCAAAATTTCCTATAAGAGGAGCAACTTCTACATCAAGATTCGCCCGGGTGAG TACGAACAGTTTGAGAGCACCATTGGCTTCAAGCTGCCCAACCACCGCTCTGCCAAGCGTCTCTGGAAGGTCTGCATAGAGCATCACACCTTCTTCAG gctggtgtccccagagccaccgCCCAAGGGCTTCCTGGTGATGGGCTCCAAGTTTCGCTACAGCGGGCGGACGCAGGCGCAGACACGGCAGGCCAGCGCCCTCATCGACCGCCCGGCTCCCTTCTTTGAGCGCTCCTCCAGCAAACGGTACACCATGTCTCGCAGCCTTGACGGAG AGTTCTCGCGCCCAGCCTCCGTCAGCGAGAACCACGACGCTGAGGGTGAGAAGCAGGATGAGGATGGTGAGTTTGGCAGCAGGAGACGGTCCGAGATAGAGGATGAGGAGGTGACCACCCCGACGAAAATCAAGGAGCTGAAG TTTTTAGACAAGCCAGAAGATGTTTTACTGAAGCATCAGGCCAGCATCAATGAGCTGAAACGGACCCTGAAGGAGCCCAACAGCAAGCTGGTTCACAGGGACCGGGACAGGAGGCTGCCTTCTTCACCAGCCTCTTCCTCACCCAAGCATGAGGATGAAACACCAAAGGGAACCCCAGAAAAGGCCAGCGAG AGAGCGGGCTTGAGGGAGGGCACCGAGGAGAAAGCTAAGCCACCTCGGCACAGGGCTCCCGAGAGCGACACCGGCGATGAGGAGCAGGACCAAGAGAAGGACTCAGTCTTTCTGAAGGACAACCACCTGGCCATCGAGCGCAAGTGCTCCAGCATCACGGTCAGTTCGACCTCCAGCCTGGAAGCAGAGGTGGATTTCACAGTGATCGGTGACTTCCATGGCACAGCCTTTGAGGACATCTCCCGGAGCCTGCCCGAGCTGGACAAGGACAAGAGTGAAATGGAAGACGAGGCCCTGGTTCCCTTCCAGCACACTGACAAAGTGGTTCCTGGACTGGAAGAGGATGTCAAAGGCAGGGAGAAGATctctcagcccagcccagaTGTCTCCCAGCTAGAG TCACCAGCCCCGAAAACGGATGCTGTCACCGTTGGCCTGGGGCCAGGCATGAAGAAGCCTGAAGCAGACGGCTCTGCTCCCCACCGGGTCAGCACCACAGACGCAGCCCAG GTGGAAGGAGGCACcccaggcagcagggacaccgCAGCCACTGCTCACGCTGGCACCGCAGAGACAGCACTGCTGGCCTCA GATCACAGCACCAAGGCCGGGAAAGGGGCTGTTCCCGTGACGGACCTTCGCTCCCTCTCACCG atcaccagcagctctgctgggaaggATGTGCTCACCAGCATATTCAGTGCCACCGCAGAAACCCTCTCCACTTCCACCACTACCCATGTTACCAAG ACTGTGAAAGGAGGTTTTTCTGAGACCCGAATAGAGAAGCGCATCATTATCACAGGAGATGAAGATGTGGACCAGGACCAG GCACTGGCTTTAGCAATCAAAGAGGCAAAACTACAGCATCCTGACATGCTGGTAACCAAAGCTGTGGTATACAGAGAAACAGAACCTTCTCCAGAGGAAAGGGACAAGAAACCTCAG GAATCTTGA